One genomic window of Denticeps clupeoides chromosome 14, fDenClu1.1, whole genome shotgun sequence includes the following:
- the LOC114763537 gene encoding SERTA domain-containing protein 2 isoform X1: protein MGQRDVLSCEVSMRRNSAVRASMCRLDVESAVKEVGQSIGDVLSSPRYVLGRGVKRKLVDCEDPVPDLPYPLQRQLVMDLCLDKLQSCHRRSEPSLHRSVLLANTLRQLQQEMRQEGGGLSPTLAAACPAHAAPATPRHTPDLPPVPSDCVLAEEALPSLTSCHDLIFGSFEITNSTSYLTDLAPDDIFDDIDTSMYDPSDFSVLAFPSLRVGSGAPSTNGEEGLKTFSSCSPSSALQHRLSDLNDLDQIMEILVRS from the exons ATGGGACAGAGGGATGTTCTGTCCTGCGAGGTGTCGATGAGAAGGAACAGCGCTGTCCGAGCCTCTATGTGTCGACTGGATGTGGAGTCCGCTGTGAAGGAAGTTGGGCAGTCTATAGGAGATGTCCTTTCTTCGCCAAG GTATGTGCTGGGCCGCGGGGTGAAGCGAAAGCTGGTCGACTGCGAGGACCCCGTGCCGGACCTGCCCTACCCCCTGCAAAGGCAGCTCGTCATGGACCTGTGCCTGGACAAGCTTCAGAGCTGCCACCGCCGGTCCGAGCCCAGCCTGCACCGCTCTGTCCTGCTGGCCAACACGTTgcggcagctgcagcaggagatgAGGCAGGAGGGCGGAGGGCTCTCTCCCACCCTCGCGGCGGCTTGTCCTGCTCACGCTGCCCCCGCCACGCCCCGCCACACGCCAGATTTGCCTCCCGTGCCGTCAGACTGCGTGCTGGCCGAGGAAGCACTCCCATCACTCACGTCTTGCCACGACTTGATCTTTGGCTCTTTTGAGATCACCAACTCCACCAGCTATCTGACGGACCTGGCGCCGGACGACATCTTTGACGACATCGATACGTCCATGTACGACCCGTCTGACTTCTCAGTCCTGGCCTTCCCCTCGCTTCGAGTGGGATCTGGCGCCCCCTCCACTAATGGAGAGGAGGGGCTGAAGACGTTCTCTAGCTGCAGCCCCAGCAGCGCATTGCAGCACCGCCTCAGCGACCTCAACGACCTGGACCAAATCATGGAGATCCTGGTACGCTCGTGA
- the LOC114763537 gene encoding SERTA domain-containing protein 2 isoform X2 produces MRRNSAVRASMCRLDVESAVKEVGQSIGDVLSSPRYVLGRGVKRKLVDCEDPVPDLPYPLQRQLVMDLCLDKLQSCHRRSEPSLHRSVLLANTLRQLQQEMRQEGGGLSPTLAAACPAHAAPATPRHTPDLPPVPSDCVLAEEALPSLTSCHDLIFGSFEITNSTSYLTDLAPDDIFDDIDTSMYDPSDFSVLAFPSLRVGSGAPSTNGEEGLKTFSSCSPSSALQHRLSDLNDLDQIMEILVRS; encoded by the exons ATGAGAAGGAACAGCGCTGTCCGAGCCTCTATGTGTCGACTGGATGTGGAGTCCGCTGTGAAGGAAGTTGGGCAGTCTATAGGAGATGTCCTTTCTTCGCCAAG GTATGTGCTGGGCCGCGGGGTGAAGCGAAAGCTGGTCGACTGCGAGGACCCCGTGCCGGACCTGCCCTACCCCCTGCAAAGGCAGCTCGTCATGGACCTGTGCCTGGACAAGCTTCAGAGCTGCCACCGCCGGTCCGAGCCCAGCCTGCACCGCTCTGTCCTGCTGGCCAACACGTTgcggcagctgcagcaggagatgAGGCAGGAGGGCGGAGGGCTCTCTCCCACCCTCGCGGCGGCTTGTCCTGCTCACGCTGCCCCCGCCACGCCCCGCCACACGCCAGATTTGCCTCCCGTGCCGTCAGACTGCGTGCTGGCCGAGGAAGCACTCCCATCACTCACGTCTTGCCACGACTTGATCTTTGGCTCTTTTGAGATCACCAACTCCACCAGCTATCTGACGGACCTGGCGCCGGACGACATCTTTGACGACATCGATACGTCCATGTACGACCCGTCTGACTTCTCAGTCCTGGCCTTCCCCTCGCTTCGAGTGGGATCTGGCGCCCCCTCCACTAATGGAGAGGAGGGGCTGAAGACGTTCTCTAGCTGCAGCCCCAGCAGCGCATTGCAGCACCGCCTCAGCGACCTCAACGACCTGGACCAAATCATGGAGATCCTGGTACGCTCGTGA